CAAAAAAGGATTTCCATTTGATAGTTTTATTGACCTCTATCTCGTCAGCTGATAGCTTAATATCACCATCACTGCTTTTTAGTCCTAACTCACCACTTGCCTGAATTGTGCCATGTACTTCAATGTCACCTGATGCCCCGAAAAATAAATTTTGTCCAGTAACATGTACATGATCGGTAACGTGGCGTTCATACATTTTAGTCTTACTGCCAAACCAACTAAATTTTCTAATAAAATACTGCTCTACCTTAGGAATACCAAAGAATATCTTCCCTGAATCCACATACACTGCCATTACTTCATAAGGAAAATCTACGTCACGTTCTATGGTTACATCACCTTCTCTCTGCCTTAAATCTACTCGCTTGCTGCTATAAGGATAGAATAAATCAATCTTACCCTTACCAAGATCAATTTTAGTGATTTCTGAAAATTCTAACCTAGTAGGAACTATTTGGTCATTTACAATCATATCATATAATTCTGGTGCCTTAAGCCATGGTTTTAATGCTTGTAAACTAGCATGCCGGGCAGCCGATTCCTTAATAAACGATTGATCCATTATGTAATCTGCTTTTAAGCTACCTGAATTAGCTCTTAATAATACCCCTACGCTTTTGAGATAACTTCCAGCATCAATATCTATTGCTCCAGCTTCAATCTTGCTAATGACGGATTTGATACCAAGATCATTAAATCCACCACTAAACATCGTAGCATTGTATAATGATAATGGCAGTAATTCTAAACCATCTTTCGTCTTAATAATTACCTGATGATCTTTAGCACTTAACCTGCTACCAATTATTGCTCCAGTATGTGCATCAATAATAATGCTTTGAGGGTTTTGCTCAGCTATTGCCTGAAAAATGCTAAGATCAATTTTACTACTATTAATTAAATGGTACTGAAACTCATTAGAAGAAGGGCTACTGTAACCTCTAGCATCTACTAAACCAAGTGCTTCTATTTCTTTAAATGGGAAGCCACATCTTACTAGCAAGTTGCCATTACTATCTCTAGCACTAGAATTATATAAGAATAAATTAGTCGGAAACTGGCTTAATGATATATCACTATTAATTGCTAGATAATTAGCTATGCTTCTAAAAAATAAATTATTATCAGATAAAATTTTACTACCATCAATAGTAATATTTTTCTGAGTATCGGTAAACATTTGAGAGGCAAAGACTTGAGAGTTGCTGAACGTTACGCTCCCTTCAGCATAATTGACTAATAATCTACTAATAATGGATGAATCACTAACTGAAATATCTTTACCCACCATATTTTCCATTTGATGGTTGGCAATATTAGAGTTTACTATTCTTAAATCTTGACCAGCTTGATTAGTAACTTGCTGACCAATAATATTAGATTTATCTACTCCAATATCCCTACCCGCCACATTTTCCATTTGACGACTGGCAATATTAGACTCCACTATTCTTAAATCTTGACCAGCTTGATTAGTAACTTGCTGTTCAATAATATTAGATCTAACAATACCAATATCTTTCTGAGATTGGAAACTACTAGTCTGTCCAGAAATATTACTATCAGTTACATAAACATTATTACCTCTATAACTTTGATCAGTTGCCTGGATATTAGAACTATCTACTCCAATATCTCTACCCGCCACATTTTCCATTTGACGACTGGTAATATTAGAGTCCACTATTCTTAAATCTTGACCAGCTTGATTAGTAACTCGCTGTTCAATAACATTAGATCTAAGAATATCAATATCTTGCTGAGCTTGTAAACTACTAGTCTGTCCAGAAATATTACTATCGGTTAGATAAACATTATCACCTCTATAACTTTGGTCAGTTGCCTGGATATTAGATGTATCGACTCTAGTATCTCTATCACTGACAACCTTTAACAGACGGCTACTTACCTGTGAATTACTAACCGCAATATCTCTACCCGCCACATTTGCCATTTGATGGCTGGTAACATTAGACGCCACTACCATTAAGTCTTGACCAGTTTGATTAGTAACTTGTTGAACCATAATATTAGTTCTAATAATACCAATATCTTTCTGAGATTGGATACTACTAGTCTGCCCAGAAATATTACTATCCATTATATAAGTATTATCACTTCTATACCTTTGATCAGTTGCTTGGATATTAGATTTATCTACTCCAATATCCTTACCACTGGTCATTTCTAATAGAGCCGATTGCATCGATGAAGCTCTCAGCATAATATCACCATTCTCACTGACAATCACAGTCTTACTGGTGGTAACATTACTACCAGTTTGGATATAATGTCCTATTGTGTGAGCTAAAATTGAATAGCATTGATGATAGTATCTCGTATGTAAGAGTCTGTCTTAGAATAGGTAACTAAACTATTGGTATTAAGATGAGCACTAATGTCAAGACTTCCCCCAATAGCTAAAAGTTTGATTTGTTCAGATGTGAGTGAGCCTCTTGCTGATAATACGCCAAAGAGGCTATATAACTCAATATTACCATCGATAACTTTAATATTGCCATGAAAGCTTAAACCTTGACCAGCCCTGATAGTTAAAAAATCTTGCATTGCACAATTAATACCAGCAATAATTTGGCTAGTAGATAAAGCTCTATCCATTGATTGAACTAAGCTAATTTTTCCAGTAGCTTTTTCAATAACTATATTATGATCAAATCCAGCAAAAAAACCATCAATGCTAATGTGAGATAGATACTGAACATTAATTTGAATTAAATTATATTTACTATCAATAGGCTGGCAAATAATCTGCCCAAGTTTCACACTACCACTAATATTAAAACTATTTAGCTTGGTTAAAATTGCATCTATTTCAACTTTCTTATTACCAGCATTCTGAATGTGCAAACCAAAATAACCATCTCTATCAGAACTAATATTATCTCGTCTGGCATCAAGATTAAGATTTAGTTTGATAAATTTTCCTTTATAATCGCTGAGGATAACTATATGACTCCTTCCTTCACTATCTAGATCAAATAGTTCGGTAGGTCCTTGAAAATTAGCTGTGATATTACCTATTAACCACAAACTATCAATTATCGTGGTTTTAGCAGAATGTTTACCAAAAAATACTTTTCCTTGAGCCGCTTGATATTTTAAATGTCCTATTCTTGATTCGTTGAGATTTAATTGTAGGCAATTAATGATTTCCACCTGCTCAGCTATTAAAATGCCTGGAATATCGATGACACTGGCTCCTTTAATATTGATCTTGTCAAATTTAACGATACCATATGGCATCTCGATCTTTTTCTCAATTGCTCGACTCACATCAATATTTAGGTCTAGCCCTTGAAACCTACCATCACCATCAGCCTTAAATTCAATGAATGAATAAACATCAATATAGACCTTGCCTATCGGTGAGATAAATGATCCAATATTAGCTATTTCTGACTTAACAATAAACTCAGTACTAAGATTCTGAAAATTAGATAATTCTTCTATTTCTTCAGCTATTAATTTGCAAACTCCACTACCATACTTAACATTCTTAAGCGATAGGGTTTTTACATTTTCGCAAGAAAAATTAGTTATAATAGCAACATTTTCTAAACAAACTCTTAGTGGCTTAATATTTTCTGGTATAATTAGAGTGCCGATGACCGCTCTTGCCTCATCATTACCTTTTATTGTTAGCTCACTATTTAAACCATGTAATTCAACAGATAAATTATTTTTTACCCTACCACCTATCCAGGTAAGTTTATTACAGAAAAAATCAGCATTCAAAGCCTGACAATTTCTAAAAGTAACAGAATTGTTATTATGTTCGTCTTGTTGAATTACCAAAAACCTATCACCATCCCGATAAAACTTATTATCACTAACTGTAATACTACGAAACTGCCTGAAATCTGCATCTTCAACAGACAAACTACTACGGTTGAGGTTTTGGGTAAGAATTACTAAATCGGCAGGAGGACCTGTAAGTGTAGTAGTACTATGCCAATATAATGGCTTATTATCTCGTGAGAAAGGTAAGATACAATAAATAGTATCAGTAGGGTCTATTAAATTATTATAAATCCTTATATAATCAATATCTTCATTATGTAACTCTAAAACTGCTTTGTCGCTACTTACATAGAAATCAAACATCTCGCTACTACCCCACTATCTCAAAAGTTATTAAAACTACTTTTGAGATAGTGAATAAATTTAATTAAGCTCTGTATGAGTACTATCCCCCATCAAATCTTGCTGATAGAACATAGCTAGTATCCCTGCATAATGTTCTACAGCTAAATCGATTGGTGTATGACCGCTAGTATCTGATACATGAATATCAGGATGGTGTTTTAAAAGAACCTCCGCTAACTGGGATTTTTCTGCAAAATCTGCTGAATTCTCTAACAATATATGAAAAACTGTTTTACCTTCACTATTCTGTTTATTAACATCAATATGATTTTTTTCTAAAATCTCTGTGGCTAATTGATGGTTATTATTTTTACAAGCAAGATGCAGTAAATTATTACCATTATTGTCTGCTAAAGATTCTACAAGCGATATAAACCCAGAATCCTCAAGTAACTTCTCGATTACCTTACTATTCTCTATTTGAGCTAAATTGGCTAATAAACTAGGTTGCAACTTAATTAATTTTACGGCAATATTAGCTTGTGCTTTATCTGCTGACAATTTAACCACTGACATTAAATCACTGGTTTTTAATAACAATTTAGCAATCTCTGTTTTATCTTGTTCTAATGCAAGATACAAAGCAGGTTTATTGTCACTTATTACTAGTTCTGCACTATCAGCATTTAAAGCAACTAAATCCTTAACCATCTGTAAATTATTTTCTGCCAAAGCCTTTTGCATAACTATTTTACTATCAGCTCCCTTATTCAACAAAGCGTCTGCTATTGCCAGCTTATTTTGTAACAAAGCATGGTATAAAGGACTATTACCTTGGGCTTCTAATTTATTTAGTAGTTCCGGATTAGTTTCTAATATCTTAGTAACGTTCTTTCCATAATTTTTGCTAATAGCATTTTTTAACTCAAGCTCAAAATTTGCTCCAAACTTTTTCAGCAACTCTATCCCTGGCTTATCATCCGTTAGCACAGCTAGTTGTAACGCAGACAATCCCTTGGTTGTTAGTTGATTGATCGCCTGAGGATTAGATCGTAATATTTGTTCTGCCGCTTTATAGCAACCATGCTTTAATGCCAATTGTAATAGGCTGTAACCTGAATAGCTAACCTGGCTTAATTCTGCTTTATGACTAAATATTTTGTCAAGCATCACCGCGTCATCTTTTAGTACCACATCTAATAGCGATTTAGTAAAATCTTGCCCCGTGGCAAACATTTTATTAATGAAATTGTTATTACCTGAATTCAACACTAACTTGAAGATAGTTAGGTTGGCATTGCTAATATTGAAATCAATTTTATTAGCTATTAACAAATCAAATAAAGCAACATCATTTCTGCTTAAAGCTAACTGGGTCAAAGATTGACCATTTTTATGTACATAATGCGGATCAAAACCATATTGTTTGATAGCATTAATTACTGAAACAGAATCTGCATCACTACTATCCCAAAGTTTCTGTAGAATATGAGCTTTTTGTTTAGCATTTAATGCCTTAATATTATTACCAATTTGGAAACTATTTATCTGGCTTTGCAAACTATTCTCCTGTGACTGCAACCCTGCTATCTTTTGCTGTACTTCGGTAATTTCCCGATTTTTCTGAGCGATTTCTTGAGTCTTTTGAGAAACTTCCTGATTCTTCCAAGAAATCTCTTGGCTTTTTTGAGAAACTTCCTGTTTCTTTCGAGCAACCTCCTGACTCTTTTAGGAATTTTGTGTTATATAACTACTATTACTATTTTGGTATGAAGTAATCTCCGGAATTATGTCAAGTATTGGAGCAATTACGTTTAAGGCATTATTAAGAGGAGTAAATATTTTACTCTCACTATTACCAGCATCAGAAAAGTGATTGCTAATTATTAGAGCTCCATCACAGCAAACAGTTTTAGTTTCTTCGTGGAAAAGTCTTTCCTGACCATTATGTAAAATAAACTTTTGTATCCTCTTTAAAGTTGTAACTTGTGATAAACAACCATTGTCTTTTAATGTTACATTTGCAGATAAAAGTTCTGTTTCCACTCGAAATTCCTTATATTCAACAAGTTCCTCAGCGTATGCAATATTGTCTTTTATAAAATCTCGTATTCTCATAAATTTACTCCAAATTTAATTGTGCTAGTTCACCAATCAGCTTGGCAGCTAGCTGATCATTTTCTACCATTCCTGTGATAGATACAGGATTATCCTGAAAATCGCTTAAATATTCGTGTATTTTACTTACTAAAGCCTGTTGTCCGTTAAGCTTAGTTTGTAATGTTGCAAGATTATTTTGCTTACTAGTGAGATTACATTGAATATTACTAAGACTATATTGAGTACTATTAAGAGTACTTTGCTTACTAGCAAGATCGTTTTGAGCATTACGAAGAGTATTTTGCTTATTAGCAAGATCGTTTTGAGCTTGTGATAATTGTGACGATAAACTACTATTTTGCGATATATAGCTATTATTATTGGATTTTTCACTACTCAGCTTACTCTGCAAACTACTCAAATTCCCATCAATATCCATCAGTGGATTATTGCTTAAACTATTAAATTTATTTCTTAGTGTTTGTAATCTTTCTTTTGACATAAAACCTCTTTAGTTTTTTACTTCAATAATCTCCAAAATTCCTCATATAGCTACTCGTTAAAGTTCTAGATAGCTTTTCCGTCATTGCGAGCAGTAGCGAAGCAATCCATTTTTAATCATTTTCTGGATTGCCACGACCACTACATGGTCTCGCAATGACGTATATGTATCCCAATAGTCATTGCGAGTAGTAGCAAAGCACAATGAAGCAATCCAAATTTAACCATTTTCCTGGATTGCTTCATCGGCTCATGCCTCTTCGCAATGACGTTTAGGAACTTGTAACAATATCAAGAACCTAATTTGTATTGACTATAAATTCCTTTATTTCTAAAAACCTATATATTTTATAAGGTATATAATATATTTTGGTATGTAAAGTGTATTTTATAAAAAACTAGTGAAATATTTAGTTTAGTGGCAATTATACAATGATTATATAATTTTAGTTGTAGGTAGAATTTAATTTATACATATTATTTTCTTACGACTCCTTAGATAAAAAATCTCTAAAATACTTTATTACGCAAATTTGGGATAAGGAGTAAAAAATTTTATAATTTTTTACTGATAAATAGTTAGTGCAAGTTATTATTATGTTATAATAAAGCATATAAGCAAGTTATGAGTAAATACCATGTTCATGAGTTGTTATAAATTATTAGACATAAGAGTGAATTTTAGTTGATTGAGTAAAATATGAAAGAAAAAAACCACAATAATTATCAGCCAAGAATGTTTGTTGGTACCGATGACTTTTACGATTTGTTGATTAATAGCGACATATTTGTTGACAAAAGTCTAATGATCAAAGAGTTGCTAGAAGATAGTGGTAAAGTCACCTTAATCACCCGTCCAAGGCGGTGGGGTAAAAGTCTGAATATGGATATGGTGCGGAGATTCTTTGAGATAGAGGTGGATGAGTATGGGATACCCTTGCCGCAAGAACAAAGAGTTAATTATAAGTTGTTTAGTGGAGGAGAGGTGGATTTGGGTTTTGATGAAACTAAAGAACTAAAGCCATTAAAAATTGCTAATGTAGCAAACTCTATGAAACGCCAAAGTCAATTTCCAGTTATTCTTATAAGTTTTAAGGGTGTTAGAGGAAGTAGTTATGAGGAAATTGAGGTGGGAATTAAAAGTCAAATAATTAATTTATTTGCCAAGCATCGTTATTTAGAGCGTTATATAAAACAAGATGAAAAATTATTGATTGATGCACAAAAAGAAATATTACAAAGATATTTTACAGGCAAGTTAATAGAAGATGACATTAAAAATAGTTTGAAATTTTTAAGCGATTTACTTTATAAACATTTTAATCAAAAAGTCTATATATTAATCGACGAATATGATACGCCAATTAATAGTGCATATATGAAGTTTGGCAGTAAGGCAGAAGAGTTTGAGGAAGTATTAGCTCTATTTCGGGCAATATTTGGTAATAGTCTTAAAACCAATGATTCATTACAAAAAGGTGTTATTACTGGTATATTGCGTGTTGCTAAGGCTAATTTGTTTTCAGATTTGAATAATTTAACTGAATGTAGTTTACTAGATGAAAGATTTTCTAGCAGTTACGGTTTTACTCAAACTGAAGTTGATGAATTATTAAGCAAAGTGCCAACCACTACGAATTCAGAAGAAATTAAAAATTGGTATAATGGCTATAATTTTGGTGGAGAAGTCATTTATAATCCATGGTCGATTATGCAATGTTTGGCAAGTAAAGGCAAGCTTGATCATTATTGGATTGATAGTGGTGGGACTGATTGGATTGATCATATACTGCTCTCAGATGAGATGCAACAAGAGTTAGATCAATTGTTAGCAGGAAAATCTATAGTGAAAAGATTATATAAACAAATTTCCTTTGCCGATCTAGCAGACAACAGCAATGTATTTTTTAGTTTACTATTATTTACTGGTTATCTTAGTCCAATGCTAGCAAATGATAATGAAGAGTATCCAAGATATAGTTTGAGCATACCAAATAAAGAAGTGCGTAATATTTATGTTGAGCGAGTGATACAGTGGGTTACTAAAAAGTTAAACATTAATATCAGTGATTATGATAATTTTATCGAGTTATTAACCAATCAACAAATTGATCAATTTGCTGAAAGATTACAAAAATATTTACTAAGATCAACTAGATATCACGATTTAACTGAGGAAAAAGATTACCATAATCTAGTTGGGGGCTTGCTTGCCCCTCTGACGGTTAGGTATAATATAGAGTCAAATAGAGAGGTTGGACATGGTCGGTGTGATCATATCTTAACTTCTATAGTTGGTAGGGGAGAGAAT
This genomic interval from Candidatus Tisiphia endosymbiont of Dioctria linearis contains the following:
- a CDS encoding ankyrin repeat domain-containing protein, which codes for MQSQINSFQIGNNIKALNAKQKAHILQKLWDSSDADSVSVINAIKQYGFDPHYVHKNGQSLTQLALSRNDVALFDLLIANKIDFNISNANLTIFKLVLNSGNNNFINKMFATGQDFTKSLLDVVLKDDAVMLDKIFSHKAELSQVSYSGYSLLQLALKHGCYKAAEQILRSNPQAINQLTTKGLSALQLAVLTDDKPGIELLKKFGANFELELKNAISKNYGKNVTKILETNPELLNKLEAQGNSPLYHALLQNKLAIADALLNKGADSKIVMQKALAENNLQMVKDLVALNADSAELVISDNKPALYLALEQDKTEIAKLLLKTSDLMSVVKLSADKAQANIAVKLIKLQPSLLANLAQIENSKVIEKLLEDSGFISLVESLADNNGNNLLHLACKNNNHQLATEILEKNHIDVNKQNSEGKTVFHILLENSADFAEKSQLAEVLLKHHPDIHVSDTSGHTPIDLAVEHYAGILAMFYQQDLMGDSTHTELN
- a CDS encoding AAA family ATPase, whose amino-acid sequence is MKEKNHNNYQPRMFVGTDDFYDLLINSDIFVDKSLMIKELLEDSGKVTLITRPRRWGKSLNMDMVRRFFEIEVDEYGIPLPQEQRVNYKLFSGGEVDLGFDETKELKPLKIANVANSMKRQSQFPVILISFKGVRGSSYEEIEVGIKSQIINLFAKHRYLERYIKQDEKLLIDAQKEILQRYFTGKLIEDDIKNSLKFLSDLLYKHFNQKVYILIDEYDTPINSAYMKFGSKAEEFEEVLALFRAIFGNSLKTNDSLQKGVITGILRVAKANLFSDLNNLTECSLLDERFSSSYGFTQTEVDELLSKVPTTTNSEEIKNWYNGYNFGGEVIYNPWSIMQCLASKGKLDHYWIDSGGTDWIDHILLSDEMQQELDQLLAGKSIVKRLYKQISFADLADNSNVFFSLLLFTGYLSPMLANDNEEYPRYSLSIPNKEVRNIYVERVIQWVTKKLNINISDYDNFIELLTNQQIDQFAERLQKYLLRSTRYHDLTEEKDYHNLVGGLLAPLTVRYNIESNREVGHGRCDHILTSIVGRGENAIIVEYKVAKSSESLADIAKTGLQQIIDKKYDSKIKEYSHVKQILKISLAFCGKNMELEYEITKL